In Methylobacterium aquaticum, a single genomic region encodes these proteins:
- a CDS encoding efflux RND transporter permease subunit, translated as MIARLIGWSARNLVLVLIGTVFVVAAGLYSVRTLPLDAIPDLSDVQTIVYTEYPGQAPQVVEDQVTYPLTTAMLTVPKSKVVRGFSFFGVSFVYVIFEDGTDPYWARSRVLEYLSAAGKRLPTGVTPTLGPDATGVGWVYQYAIVAKQQTLAELRSLQDWVVRFGASRAEGVAEVAGVGGFVKQYNVVVDPNRLRAQGVTLSKLRDAIRSSNADVGGRTVELSEFEFMVRGRGYLRSVADIENIVLKTDAGTPLRVRDIARVELGPDERRGITELNGEGEVAGGIILQRFGANALNVIEGAKQRLAEVAASLPKGTEILPVYDRSQLIEAAIETLKHTLVEESVIVALVCIVFLLHLRSALVAILMLPVGILMALGAMHLLGIGANIMSLGGIAIAVGAMIDAAIVMIENAHKHLERAPPGKPRVEILVEAAAEVGPSLFFSLLVITVSFLPIFTLENQEGRLFGPLAFTKTFAMAAAALLSVTLVPALMVLFVRGRIIPEHRNPLNRFLIWVYRPVIKVVLRAKVLTILLAVVALGLTIWPARQLGSEFMPDLNEGTLMYMPTTLPGISVTQAGELLATQDRIIKSFPEVASVYGKAGRASTATDPAPTEMFETIITLKPKAEWRPGVTLASLKAEMDKALQFPGVSNAWTQPIRARIDMLSTGIRTPVGIKIYGTDLTEMEKVARQVEAVVRNVPGTSSAYAERVIGGYFLDITPDREALGRYGLMVGDVQDVIATALGGESVTNTVEGRERYTVNVRYPRAFRSDPQSIATEVQVPLPAGGTVPLGEVAKVQLTRGPTSIRTENGQLAVYIFVDLTGRDLGGYVAEARDAVNKEVQLPQGMSIQWSGQFEYLERAEARLKIVVPVTLLIIFLLLYLNFRRLTETLIVMLSLPFSLVGGVWLMWWMGFNMSVAVAVGFIALAGVAAETGVIMLIYLDHAWDEQRAEVAAAGREATRTHLYRAIMVGAVERVRPKMMTVVAIMAGLVPILWSTGAGSEVMQRIAVPMIGGMVSSTVLTLVVIPAIYGLVKARGLPHRSRTSTGAPSTDQALARVRPRLVNTAE; from the coding sequence ATGATCGCGCGTCTCATCGGCTGGTCGGCCCGCAACCTCGTCCTGGTGCTAATCGGCACCGTCTTCGTGGTGGCGGCCGGTCTCTACAGCGTGCGCACCCTGCCCCTCGACGCCATCCCCGACCTCTCGGACGTGCAGACCATCGTCTACACCGAGTACCCCGGCCAAGCGCCTCAGGTCGTCGAGGACCAGGTCACCTATCCGCTCACCACGGCCATGCTGACGGTGCCGAAGTCGAAGGTGGTGCGCGGCTTCTCGTTCTTCGGGGTCTCGTTCGTCTACGTAATCTTCGAGGACGGCACGGACCCCTACTGGGCCCGCTCGCGGGTGCTCGAATACCTGAGCGCGGCCGGCAAGCGCCTGCCGACCGGCGTGACGCCGACGCTCGGGCCCGACGCGACGGGGGTCGGCTGGGTCTACCAGTATGCCATCGTGGCCAAGCAGCAGACGCTCGCCGAGCTGCGCTCGCTCCAGGACTGGGTGGTGCGCTTCGGGGCCTCGCGCGCCGAGGGCGTGGCCGAGGTCGCGGGCGTCGGCGGCTTCGTGAAGCAGTACAACGTCGTCGTCGATCCGAACCGGCTGCGCGCCCAGGGCGTCACCCTCAGCAAACTCCGGGACGCGATCCGGTCGAGCAACGCGGATGTCGGTGGCCGCACGGTCGAACTCTCCGAGTTCGAGTTCATGGTGCGTGGCCGCGGCTACCTGAGGAGCGTCGCCGACATCGAGAACATCGTCCTGAAGACGGACGCCGGCACACCGCTGCGAGTGCGAGACATCGCCCGGGTCGAACTCGGGCCGGACGAGCGGCGCGGTATCACCGAGTTGAACGGCGAGGGCGAGGTCGCCGGCGGCATCATCCTGCAGCGCTTCGGCGCAAATGCCCTCAACGTCATCGAGGGCGCCAAGCAGCGCCTGGCCGAGGTCGCCGCGAGCCTGCCGAAGGGCACGGAGATCCTGCCAGTCTACGACCGCTCGCAGCTCATTGAGGCGGCCATCGAAACCTTGAAGCACACGCTAGTCGAGGAGAGCGTCATCGTGGCGCTCGTCTGCATCGTGTTCCTGCTGCACCTGCGTAGCGCACTGGTCGCCATCCTGATGCTGCCAGTCGGCATCCTGATGGCGCTCGGCGCCATGCATCTCCTCGGGATCGGCGCCAACATCATGTCGCTCGGTGGCATCGCCATCGCGGTCGGCGCCATGATCGACGCCGCCATTGTGATGATCGAGAACGCCCACAAGCACCTGGAGCGGGCGCCCCCGGGCAAGCCCAGGGTGGAGATCCTGGTGGAGGCGGCGGCTGAGGTCGGGCCTTCGCTGTTCTTCTCCCTCCTCGTGATCACGGTGAGCTTCCTGCCGATCTTCACCCTGGAGAACCAGGAGGGGCGCCTGTTCGGGCCACTCGCCTTCACCAAGACCTTCGCCATGGCGGCGGCAGCGCTCCTGTCCGTGACCCTGGTGCCGGCACTCATGGTGCTGTTCGTGCGTGGGCGCATCATCCCCGAGCACCGCAACCCGCTGAACCGCTTCCTGATCTGGGTCTATCGCCCGGTGATCAAGGTCGTGCTCAGGGCCAAGGTGCTGACCATCCTGCTGGCGGTGGTGGCGCTCGGACTGACGATCTGGCCGGCCCGCCAGCTCGGCTCCGAGTTCATGCCGGACCTGAACGAGGGCACCCTGATGTACATGCCCACGACTCTGCCGGGCATCTCGGTTACCCAGGCCGGCGAGCTACTCGCCACCCAGGACCGCATCATCAAGTCCTTCCCCGAGGTGGCCTCCGTCTACGGCAAGGCCGGGCGCGCCTCGACGGCGACGGACCCGGCCCCAACCGAGATGTTCGAGACCATCATCACCCTGAAGCCCAAGGCGGAGTGGCGTCCCGGCGTGACGCTCGCGAGCCTCAAGGCCGAGATGGACAAGGCCCTGCAGTTTCCCGGGGTATCGAACGCCTGGACGCAGCCGATCCGCGCCCGCATCGACATGCTTTCGACCGGCATCCGTACGCCGGTCGGCATCAAGATCTACGGCACCGATCTGACTGAGATGGAGAAGGTCGCCCGGCAGGTCGAGGCGGTCGTGCGCAACGTGCCGGGCACGTCAAGCGCTTACGCGGAGCGGGTCATCGGCGGCTATTTCCTCGACATCACGCCGGACCGGGAGGCCCTCGGGCGCTACGGCCTCATGGTCGGGGACGTGCAGGACGTCATCGCGACAGCGCTCGGCGGCGAGAGCGTCACGAACACGGTCGAGGGCCGCGAGCGCTACACGGTCAACGTGCGCTACCCGCGCGCCTTCCGTTCAGATCCGCAATCCATCGCCACCGAGGTGCAGGTGCCGTTGCCGGCCGGCGGCACGGTCCCGCTTGGCGAGGTGGCCAAGGTGCAGCTGACCCGGGGGCCGACCTCGATCCGCACTGAGAACGGGCAGCTCGCGGTCTACATCTTCGTCGACCTGACCGGGCGCGATCTCGGCGGCTACGTCGCCGAGGCCAGGGACGCGGTCAACAAGGAGGTGCAGCTCCCGCAGGGCATGAGCATCCAGTGGAGCGGGCAGTTCGAGTACCTGGAGCGGGCGGAGGCCCGGCTGAAGATCGTGGTCCCCGTGACGCTGCTGATCATCTTCCTGCTGCTATATCTCAACTTTCGACGGCTGACCGAGACGCTCATCGTCATGCTCTCGCTGCCGTTCTCGCTCGTCGGGGGCGTCTGGCTGATGTGGTGGATGGGCTTCAACATGTCGGTCGCGGTGGCGGTCGGCTTCATCGCGCTGGCCGGCGTCGCCGCGGAGACGGGCGTGATCATGCTGATCTATCTCGACCATGCCTGGGACGAGCAGCGGGCCGAGGTCGCCGCCGCGGGCCGGGAGGCGACTCGCACGCACCTCTACCGGGCGATCATGGTGGGCGCTGTCGAGCGGGTGCGCCCGAAGATGATGACGGTGGTGGCCATCATGGCTGGCCTGGTGCCGATCCTGTGGAGCACGGGCGCGGGCTCTGAGGTGATGCAGCGCATCGCCGTGCCGATGATCGGCGGCATGGTCTCCTCGACCGTGCTGACGCTCGTCGTGATCCCGGCCATCTACGGCTTGGTCAAGGCTCGTGGCCTCCCGCACCGAAGCCGAACCAGCACCGGAGCGCCGAGCACCGATCAGGCCCTTGCTCGCGTGCGACCGCGCCTCGTCAATACCGCCGAGTGA
- a CDS encoding NAD(P)/FAD-dependent oxidoreductase, which translates to MPESVLDCLVIGGGPAGLTAAIYLARFRRRFQVVDAGRSRAALIPTSHNHAGFPEGIHGRTLLGRMTEQARRYGAHIVHGSVTHLEHRPDGVFIATVGSKRIAARTVLLATGVVDREPALPNVPDAIQRGLVRHCGICDGYEVLGKRVAVIGHSSSGLHEALFLRTYTFDVTLLSLGCPLTLSEQERRQAAEAGIGVVEEPVARVVIDGDHVRALSMRDGNHQSFDALYSALGSDARSDLVRGLGTDLDDKGCVVTDAHQRSSTDGLFAAGDVVRSLDQISVAMGQAAIAATAIHNRLRGVPSPDEAPDGTLSFSPQDLCTCCTPSEVR; encoded by the coding sequence ATGCCGGAGAGCGTCCTGGATTGCCTTGTCATTGGGGGTGGACCGGCTGGTCTGACCGCGGCCATCTACCTGGCCCGCTTCCGCCGGCGGTTTCAGGTGGTCGACGCCGGCCGGAGCCGGGCGGCCTTGATCCCGACCTCGCACAATCATGCCGGTTTTCCCGAGGGCATCCACGGCAGGACACTCCTGGGCCGGATGACGGAGCAGGCGCGCAGGTACGGCGCCCACATCGTCCACGGCTCCGTCACGCACCTGGAGCATCGACCGGACGGTGTCTTCATCGCGACTGTCGGTTCAAAGCGGATCGCGGCGCGCACGGTTCTGCTCGCGACCGGGGTCGTCGACCGCGAGCCGGCGCTGCCCAACGTGCCGGACGCGATCCAGCGCGGGTTGGTGCGCCATTGCGGGATCTGCGACGGCTACGAGGTCCTCGGCAAGCGGGTCGCGGTGATCGGGCACAGCAGCAGCGGCCTGCACGAGGCGCTGTTCTTGAGGACCTATACCTTCGACGTCACGCTGCTGTCGCTCGGCTGCCCTCTGACCCTGTCCGAGCAGGAGCGGCGGCAGGCGGCGGAAGCCGGGATCGGGGTGGTCGAGGAGCCGGTCGCGCGGGTGGTCATTGACGGTGACCATGTCCGTGCCCTGTCCATGCGCGACGGAAATCACCAATCCTTCGATGCCCTCTACTCGGCGCTGGGCAGCGACGCCCGATCCGACCTTGTGCGCGGCCTCGGCACGGACCTTGACGACAAAGGCTGCGTGGTGACGGATGCGCACCAGAGGAGTTCGACTGACGGTCTGTTCGCGGCCGGCGACGTGGTGCGCAGCCTCGACCAGATCAGCGTCGCGATGGGCCAGGCTGCCATCGCGGCGACGGCGATCCACAATCGACTGCGCGGGGTGCCCTCTCCGGACGAAGCCCCCGACGGTACCCTCTCGTTCTCGCCCCAGGATCTCTGCACCTGCTGCACGCCGTCGGAGGTTCGATAG
- a CDS encoding copper-binding protein, translating to MMVLNLGQSRRTGTVAAAAALLLAGAVQVQAAPPSKMGDMPGMSGNAGSDSTKGQTASATGTVAAVNAGQRKVTFDHGPIPAIGWPAMHMEFPAAQSVDLTKVKPGEKVQFTLTGSKGNYTVQSITPAP from the coding sequence ATGATGGTGCTCAACCTCGGCCAGTCACGCCGGACCGGAACTGTGGCCGCTGCGGCTGCCTTGCTTCTCGCCGGAGCCGTGCAGGTGCAGGCCGCGCCGCCCTCCAAGATGGGCGACATGCCGGGCATGAGCGGCAACGCGGGCTCGGACAGTACGAAGGGCCAGACGGCCAGCGCGACAGGCACGGTCGCGGCCGTGAATGCCGGGCAGCGCAAGGTCACCTTCGATCACGGGCCGATCCCGGCGATCGGCTGGCCGGCGATGCACATGGAGTTCCCCGCGGCGCAGTCGGTCGACCTGACGAAGGTTAAGCCGGGCGAGAAGGTCCAGTTCACGCTGACCGGATCCAAGGGCAACTACACGGTCCAGTCGATCACGCCGGCTCCGTGA
- a CDS encoding DUF411 domain-containing protein: MMRRRTVLGLLLAVTAPATAVAQGVQGAILYKNPQCECCDAYAKVLQRSGIAVTVKATPRLAALKREHGVPEGLQGCHTLLIDRYVVEGHVPMAQVKRLLAERPDIKGISLPGMPAGSPGMDGQKTEPFTIYEIGGGAPKVFARE, from the coding sequence ATGATGAGACGACGCACGGTCCTCGGATTGCTTCTTGCGGTCACCGCGCCGGCGACGGCCGTGGCGCAAGGGGTGCAGGGCGCAATCCTCTACAAGAACCCGCAATGCGAATGCTGCGACGCCTACGCCAAGGTGCTCCAGCGCAGCGGCATTGCGGTCACCGTGAAGGCGACCCCGAGGCTGGCGGCGCTCAAGCGCGAGCACGGGGTGCCGGAGGGGCTCCAGGGCTGCCACACCCTCCTCATCGACCGCTACGTCGTCGAGGGACACGTGCCGATGGCGCAGGTCAAGCGGTTGCTGGCCGAGCGCCCGGATATCAAGGGCATCTCGTTACCCGGCATGCCCGCTGGCTCGCCCGGGATGGACGGTCAGAAGACGGAGCCATTCACGATCTACGAGATCGGGGGCGGTGCCCCGAAGGTCTTTGCGCGCGAATAG
- a CDS encoding cytochrome b, producing MASNVDPSISTLRDDPARQRPRWPATLSVIIHWLAAAALFGALAGGLFVHRLSSCCDVGHWTVYNLHASFGLALLALVALRILVRLLRPWPALPGHTPPWQRLIARATHTALYVLMIALPLVGWSIVSAPGCCHINPYVFDWFTLPSLDPAPIPDRTVAFAIHSALAWIAMGVIALHASAALFHHFFYKDDILARIVPSLRSSLYSRDKG from the coding sequence ATGGCCAGCAATGTCGATCCCAGCATCAGCACGTTGCGGGACGATCCTGCACGGCAGAGGCCGCGGTGGCCGGCCACCCTGTCAGTCATCATTCACTGGCTCGCCGCAGCGGCCTTATTTGGTGCCCTCGCGGGCGGGTTGTTCGTGCACCGGCTCTCGTCCTGCTGCGATGTGGGGCATTGGACAGTCTACAACCTGCATGCCTCGTTCGGCTTAGCCCTGCTCGCGCTTGTGGCGCTCAGGATTTTGGTGCGCCTGCTGCGCCCTTGGCCGGCGCTGCCTGGCCACACCCCGCCCTGGCAACGTCTGATCGCACGCGCAACGCACACAGCGCTTTATGTGCTCATGATCGCCCTGCCGCTGGTCGGATGGAGCATCGTCTCGGCCCCGGGCTGCTGCCACATCAATCCCTATGTCTTTGACTGGTTCACGCTGCCGAGCCTCGACCCGGCCCCGATCCCCGATCGCACGGTGGCATTCGCCATCCACTCTGCCCTAGCCTGGATCGCCATGGGTGTGATCGCGCTCCATGCATCTGCAGCCTTGTTTCACCATTTTTTCTACAAGGATGACATTCTCGCACGCATTGTACCGAGCTTGCGCTCAAGCCTGTACAGCAGAGACAAAGGATAG
- a CDS encoding DUF4395 domain-containing protein, with product MRAAAGVTMVMGAVAFVYAYFAKVYVPIQVVTTMFFIEFLIRVTAGLKYSPVGTLARWMTQRQPPHWVSAKPKRFAWTLGLVMSLAMMIITNTGLRGVLPLTICLTCLALMWLEAVLGLCLGCEIHGLMVRRGWAARDDAFEVCAHGACTIDGQR from the coding sequence GTGCGCGCCGCAGCAGGCGTGACGATGGTCATGGGCGCGGTGGCGTTCGTGTACGCGTATTTCGCCAAGGTGTACGTGCCGATCCAGGTCGTCACAACGATGTTCTTCATCGAATTTCTGATCCGCGTCACGGCAGGGCTCAAGTACAGCCCGGTCGGTACGCTCGCGCGCTGGATGACACAGCGCCAGCCGCCACACTGGGTCTCTGCCAAGCCGAAGCGGTTCGCCTGGACGCTCGGCTTGGTCATGTCCCTAGCCATGATGATCATCACGAACACCGGGCTCCGCGGCGTGCTGCCCCTAACGATCTGCCTAACCTGCCTCGCCTTGATGTGGCTGGAAGCCGTGCTCGGGCTGTGCCTCGGCTGCGAGATCCACGGCCTGATGGTCCGGCGCGGCTGGGCTGCGCGGGATGACGCCTTCGAGGTCTGCGCGCACGGCGCCTGTACGATCGACGGACAGCGCTAA
- a CDS encoding aminotransferase class V-fold PLP-dependent enzyme yields MRRYVNLDNAASTPALRDVLDTVNRFMEWYASVHRGTGFKSRVATRAYEDARETVARFVGADSHQHVVIFGKNTTEAINKLSYRLPLASEDVVLVSQMEHHSNDLPWRARARVEHIGLDVLGRLDEAHLGRLLQTHAGRIKLVAITGGSNVTGAMPDLHRVAVKVHAAGAQILVDCAQLAPHRDLDIGALDDPAHLDYVTLSAHKMYAPFGTGALIGRRDTFERGEPEYRGGGTIEFVSLDDVTWADAPDRDEAGTPNVVGAVALAAAMRALSSIGMERIARHEAELTAYALKRLTAIRGLRIYGDADPLRASQRLGVIAFNLEPHPHALVAAVLATEFGIGVRNGCFCAHPYLIHLLGLTHDDVLQVRSSMAVGDRSAVPGLVRVSFGHYNTTDDIDRLAEALSNISRGEYQGKYYQDRTTGEYAAQGWRPDLNGHFSLSG; encoded by the coding sequence TTGCGGCGCTACGTCAACCTGGACAATGCCGCAAGCACACCTGCTCTTCGCGATGTCTTGGATACCGTCAATCGCTTCATGGAGTGGTACGCCTCGGTGCATCGTGGCACCGGCTTCAAGAGTCGGGTCGCGACGCGGGCCTACGAGGATGCGCGCGAGACCGTGGCGCGCTTCGTCGGCGCCGATTCGCACCAGCACGTCGTCATCTTCGGCAAGAACACGACTGAAGCCATCAACAAGTTGTCTTATCGTCTGCCGCTGGCTTCCGAGGACGTGGTACTGGTCTCGCAGATGGAACACCACAGCAACGACCTGCCCTGGCGGGCGCGGGCGCGCGTTGAGCACATCGGCCTCGATGTGCTCGGTCGGCTAGACGAGGCTCACCTCGGCCGCTTGCTCCAAACACATGCAGGGCGGATCAAGCTGGTCGCGATCACTGGCGGATCCAATGTCACAGGGGCGATGCCCGATCTTCACAGGGTCGCGGTGAAGGTGCATGCCGCAGGGGCGCAGATCTTAGTCGATTGCGCTCAACTAGCGCCGCACCGAGATCTCGACATTGGGGCCCTCGATGATCCGGCCCATCTGGACTACGTGACCCTCTCAGCACACAAGATGTACGCGCCGTTCGGCACCGGTGCCTTGATCGGCCGGCGAGACACGTTCGAGCGCGGTGAGCCGGAATACCGCGGTGGCGGCACGATCGAGTTCGTCTCGCTCGACGATGTCACCTGGGCCGATGCGCCGGATCGTGATGAAGCAGGAACGCCGAACGTGGTGGGAGCCGTGGCACTGGCGGCCGCGATGCGGGCCTTAAGCAGCATTGGCATGGAGCGCATCGCCCGCCACGAAGCCGAACTCACGGCCTACGCGCTAAAACGGCTGACGGCTATCAGAGGTCTGCGCATCTACGGTGATGCCGATCCACTGCGAGCGTCTCAGCGCCTGGGTGTGATCGCGTTCAATCTCGAACCGCACCCGCACGCCCTGGTCGCGGCCGTGCTCGCAACGGAGTTCGGCATCGGCGTGCGCAACGGTTGCTTTTGCGCACATCCCTATCTCATCCATCTGCTCGGATTGACGCATGACGACGTACTTCAGGTTCGCTCCAGCATGGCCGTGGGTGACCGCAGTGCCGTGCCGGGCTTGGTGCGCGTGAGCTTCGGCCACTACAACACAACCGACGACATCGACAGGCTCGCTGAAGCACTAAGTAATATATCGCGCGGCGAATATCAGGGTAAATATTACCAAGATCGAACCACGGGTGAGTATGCGGCGCAAGGCTGGCGTCCAGATCTGAATGGCCATTTCTCCTTGAGTGGCTAA